TTATGCGTAAACAATTATAATGCATGTCTATTTCTAGTgtaggtaatgagctcatctatCAGTTTCTACCCTCTCCCGACACTACCTGGTACTAGTCTCGAATATAGCTTTCCAGTTGGTATTAACCTCTATAAGCGACCTCACTTTATAGGTGTGGCTCTTCCTAGCCATTGAATGCCGAACATAACCTTTGTAAGCAACTTTGCCTTACAGGTGCAGCTCTCTCTAGCTAATTATATGTCATGATAAACCTCTGTAAGGACACCACCTTACAGGTGCAACCATCACTACAAACTGGTTGTTGTATCTCTAAAAAGCAACTTTTTCAGTAGAATTACCACCATATCTCTGCTCGCTTCTAGTAGCAGACAGTTAACTCAGCTTGTATTTAGCATCAAACATTTATTTTTTCTCATGTCCTCTTTATTCTctttatttccttttctttatttttctttctttagtcttttactttataaatttcaaaatatcaaagcaTGTACGTACTATTTTCCCTAAGTGTCTTATGAAAAgagaattataaaatttttagtataaCTCTGTGTTTCTAATACTTTTAGAAAGCcttattattttacttttctttcttatttaataaaaatattggttttagtaaaaataaataaataaaagtatatactaattaaattagtatatgtaaaataatattagatgagtattaatatttaatatttctaTTTTGATATACCAAAAACTAGTTTTATTAAAGCTTTATTCTTaaacttttagaaattatactTTAAACTTGAagcttttaaatattttatttttgactcaacattttaaaaaattactaattaaCTCTCACATATATTAATATTTACAAAAGTAATCCAGAGTTTTATAAAATACCCGTTCACCCTGAACCCTTACTTTTTACTCAAAATACCCctaaacttatttatttataaaatcaacctcaatttttatcaaaatataattttattctcaaaataataatattatgttGGTGACAAACATAACTCTTAAAACCCAAAAACTCTTTCTTGTAATatgtttgaaaatatatatgatttttaacCGTTTTCGAGCTGTTACCGATTTTTCACAATTTTTTAGTTAATCTCTCGGCCATCAAACCTCATCAATTACTATCAATAATTCTCATTCACAAAAGCTCTAAAATTATCAAAATGCCCCAGTTGTGCTATTCTTCATGGCCAAACCAACAATcacaaacaacaacaataatttaacaaaatttCAACACAAACTTAATCAAACTTAACCAATAATCAATCAAACCATCAATCACTTATCACATTAACATTTAGTCGGTacaaaattaccaaattttacCTCTGTACAAATTCATAATAACCGAAGTTGCAAAGAGAGCTTTTGAACGAGAAATTGAAGACGAAAACGTTGTAAATCAGCTACTCCTTCTAGCTCCTCAATTCGGCCAAGCCATGCAAGGAGAACAACGGTTTCTCTGTCGACTTCTCCCAAACATGAAGTGGAGGAAGATGTGAATACTTtgatcaattcaaattttttacaCGAGTTACGGATCTCAAAAAATCAAAGCTGGAAGGTCATGATTCCATGGAGGTATTCATTTTTTCTCTCACGGTCTTTCTCTCATGTTTTCCTTATGGTTTTGGTGGTTTATGAAAGAAGATAGgattagttaattaataatgATGGTGTGGTGGCAAGGGAGGGTTGGATATCACGTTCTTAAACTGTTGAGTGAGCGATTCAAGTTATAAATATCTTAAACAGATAATTATGAaaattggatatatatatatatatatatatatatatatatatatatatatatatatatatgagttacCAATATAAATGACATTAGTAACTTAATAATAAAAGGTATATGATGGAGCATTATCAACTCTAAACTCATCAAAAAGTATcgatatttatttatattggCAGATATCGAACTCGATaaggataataataaaaataatattattatctaaACTTATTATAACTATGgcatataaaataaataaataacataataataaaattatattatcatttattttatttgcagGGCTCGAAAatgattaaataaaattaatcactGGAAAAATTAAAACATCGTTTAGTTACAAAAAAATAGGATATTACATCTGCAGCCACGTATCTCTTAGCTATAGAACCTTTCAATTTTGCTTTATTTTGTACATAGGACTTCAACTGTCCTAAACACCTAATTTGTATAATCGATTTTAGTAAATGAGGATGTAACCAAATTAGTGTTTATCTCAAGCACAAATAATATTATTAGGTGATGgaaataaatatttatctttcaatagGATATATCCATATGTAATATACTGGTCTTCAAATTTTGTTTCATCAACTAGATGACAAGTTAAATGAACcatgattataaaaaaaaggagagaataatatttttaagtGACAAAGGGTTAGGATTATTCGAAGTTGGAACTTTTTAAGTTCCGTAAGACTTAAGCTTTTAGAGCACACctattaaaaaaatgaagacAACTTTTTAGCACTGCAGTAACTTTATCTGATAACATGTTACATATAGAAGTGGGTAATAGTTTTTACATAAGGATGTGGAAATGACGACATTCAATCCAAAGAGCTTTCTTTACTTCAAGTCAACACACCGTGAAATATTACTCAAGAGACTATTTGGCACTCTAACATTCTTTATAATACGCAAGAATATATCTTTCATCGAATTTGACATTGTTAATAAAGATGGATGATATCTCTCATTTTTATCTGGCCATAGATCTTTTCTTATACCCACTTCTTTAAGATCCTTACGCTTTTTAAGATTATCCTTTATTTGACCTTCCAGTCTTATTTAGCAAAGTGTATAATACATTgtcacaaatatttttttcgatGTGCACAACATCTAGATTATGGCACaataatttagattttcaataagaaagataaaaaaatatatttttcttcctCCACATTTCCGATTCATTATCTTCTTCAACAATATTTTCTGGAGTCCTCTTATCTTTACTTGCCTATAGTTCCTTCCCAAATGAAACATTGATGCCTTCAAGTTGTTCCAATATTTCTGAACCTATTAGTACTGTTAGGGGATCCCTCAACTCAATCTTTTCACTAAATTCTACATGAATTAGTCTAAACTTATGATCAATTTCTAAGAAACGACGATGCTTGATAAAACACCATTTTTTTACCATGCTTTAATCAATACAAATCAGTGTTGAAGCCATATGTGGGGCAAGCACATTTATTGTGTATGTTTCACCCAGATAAGGTACCAAGACCTAGAAAATCACTAATTGTCTACGTTAATGCGGCTTGTAATATGAACATTTCATTCTTGAACCTATCTAATGTTTGAGCACCATCGTGCCACAACTTTTTTAACTCTTTTGATAAGAGGTTGTAAGTACACCAAGAATAATAATTGACAAGATAAATGATGTTGGTTTCGTGCATTCCCATAGAGGTCGATCAAATAGAATAAGTACCACTGGGCAAACATTATAGCTTGTACGCATAACTCCAAAGGGTTGAATCCATCAGCAGCAAGACCAAGACGTACATTTTGAGGATCTTCAAGAAAACCTTTCATGAAGTAAATTGAATGTCTTTTAAGTTTAAGAATCTTGTGGATGCCTCATCTTTGCATCTTTATTTTTCGCCGAATCATGTCATCGCAATGATTGAGCAGTCTTAGAACACAAACAATCATTGAAGTCTCGGCTTTAGGGAGAAATATCGCAAGTTATTTTCAGGTTTTTTCTTTTTAGCATCCTTTCACTTAGATGTCTTACATCTTTTGCATTCTTGtaaatcttcttcttcccctcGATATAACATGCAATCATCAGGAAAAGCAGGTATCTTGGTATAATTAAgtcctattttatttatgattttcttaGTTTCGTAGAATGAATTTAAAATCTTCATATTTTCAAAAGCATCTTTTATTAACTTGAGAATTTTTAAGAAAGACAATTTTAAATACTTTGTGCACCTTTCATATAATTATTCATTATTATCTACCAATAACTTATAAAATTATGCATTTTTTCATTGTGCTCTTCATTTTGAATTCCATCTTCATCTTCTGCATTGTCTCCATCTCCATCTATTGGAGCAAAGAATGAACATGTTCATTCAAGTTAGGTCCAGCAACTCCAAATGCGTCATTGagcattgttattattgaatACTGAGATGTCGAGTCATCTTGTATAGTGACTAGTTTGATGAACTTATGACCTAACTCCAATTGCCTCTTTACCATGCCAATACCAAATTTGGTAGCTTTCTGAAAATGGCTTGATTATTTAATGTTCAAGAATCTTCTCTCTTGTTTGCCACTTGTCAAAACCACACACCAGACAAGAAAATTTAATTCGGCAACTCTAAAAGATTGATGCTCAAAAGCAAAATTCAAAAACTTGTTTAAACCATTTTTATACTCATGCGTAGTTCCTAATTTTTCAATTCATGACTTATCAATTGACATGactaagaaaaaatataattagttattataaaaatatattcattaacaatttatgtattttaaagataataaaattatttttgtatgaaaaattaaaaattaaaaaaatatttaaatagtattttaaaaaaactataaaaattataattaccTCTTTTAACTGATACTTTTTTAATCGGAGTAGTAGGTTTGTAAATTTTTTCTTAtcaaattattttgtatatgcAAATTATATTCTTCGTGCAAAGTAAAAGTAGAAAAAGCAACTTTAGACAGTGACAGacccaaaaaattttaagagtgGGGCAAAAATATATAtcctaaaataattttttttgaacattgccaattatattaaaaaaataatagagatataaaaattaaagagagtTAGTGaacacttttatttttaaaatactttaatttaattttgatatactcTCATCAGATTAAAGATTTTATGaatctatttaattatgtattataattaaaaaactaCATTTTACAATCATCAactaaataattatctaaaaaatatacatattttaacatattaaaattaacttctATTGTTTTAAACAATTGTTCTTGTAACATCATACCACACAAAACTTTatgcttaagtcgtaaaacagaGGTAGTGAGGTATTACTAGGGGTGTTTAGATCCAAATCGGTCCAAAAAAATCGCGAAATCGGACCGATCCAACCGAAACCGAATTAAATCGCTCTATTTTGGATTGGTTTTATTGCGATTTGGTTTGGTTTGTGGTTTCACTCTGCacaaccgaaccaaaccgaaccgtgtataataataataataataataataataataataataataataataataataagaccCTTACTGTAGCACACTAGCGTCGCTTCCCCAAAGGTTTGAAACCCTAATCTAAAGAAAGAAACCCCTCTGCCCTCTCTGGCTCTCTTAGTCTTCGTTCTTCACTCTTACTGACACACGCCGACCCGGTCCGCCGCTCCTCTTCTGAATGATGCCCTTCGTCGCCTCCTCTTCTCAATGAAGCCGATGCCGCCTCTTCTCCTCGGTGACGCCGCTGCCGCCTTCTTCCCTCGGTGGCGCCGTTGCCGCCTCTTCTTCAAGGTATATTTTTACTtgcttttgtttattttattttgttatgttgttttaagattttgtttaattttaatttttacttgTTAATATGTGTTCAACTGTGTTAAACTGTTCAAGGTATATTTTTACTTGCTTTACTTTTtacttgttttaatttttacttGTTAAACtgtgttttaattttattttgttcttgttgcactgttattcttgttattaaaatttgttaaactTTGTATTAAATTAAgtattttgttgttgttgattgaaattgaattctatttttttatcttctgcaaattttatatttgtttggTTGATTTTAGCTTTCAATTTGAAGGTcaatgatgacaagtcatcatatacccatttttcaagctaatttcacttgttttattagcatttatgcactttcttgcatcctaagtaagtgatttggagtgaaaatgcataacttctttaaatcaaacaaccaccatgaaattaatgttaactcatgaggtttaagctaaatttaattgatttttaattaatttataagcctcttgaatttagtgatactttgagtggttgttttggtttattgtaggtgaagaaaagaaaaaaaggaaaagcgtggcctaaggaagtgtggcccaaggagaagaaaatgtggtcaaagagagaagaagtgtggcgcacaaaatgaggaaggcaagcattgccctccacaagggcacactgccctctaggagggcaacataagggaacaaagcatgaaaggcaactctgccctgcccactacaagggcagagcacaaatttgtgccttggaatcaagaagaacaaaaccttgccctgccctccacaagggcagtatcgggctcaccaagggaagaaaatcaaaggaaaatgcctacaatgcttgccacaagagttgaacacgggaccatgaggaagcaaggaattaagcctcactttggtaccaagaaagccaaggaaaatgggTAGCGTGTGTAGCATCCAAGTTTCGAACTCGGGACGTCAaagtggaaacactgccctgccctccgcgagggcagggcagcattttgttgtggcatgaatctggcgcaccaaggcacaattctggcgcaccacagcatcatctggcagcaccagcagcgcaccaaggcatcaatctggcgcaccaactttttctgccctgccctccgcgagggcagggcagcatcctacgcaccaagcctgcaccacgcccgcaccacgcacgcaccaagcaccaaatcctgccctgccctccacaagggcagggcagcctcctggaagcaatccttcatgggctaaaattggattaaaaatccaataaaattcaattcttcaccaaatcaaaagcccatccaaatcccaagatccaagaatagaaagtgtataaataggagttagtttgatgtaaatAGGACTTTGACtttcacttttacttttcacctTTTCTTTGACTTTTGCATTGGGCACTTTCTTGGGaactttgaattttgcaacttctcttggtgacttcactgagatttcagagaattggggaggagaattgatctctcttcttcctcgttcttgcttgggcacttttacttttcttgttttgagttttgggtgtgaagaattgaggaaattctgtctcaatctccattcaaaatctctttaattcctttctgcacaattgaattcaacttcaatttcctttactgcttcttcttctatttcttgtcaATCGCTTTGTTagcttggatctgggaaggcaattgagatctaggctttgctacctagtctctggagacctgagatcccaatttacttttggttcttctgtgaacctttgctgcgtttaatttccttctgtttgaattccaattgcttctaattcaatttctgttctattgattgttgcaattcaatttctcttgtttaaattctgaaatccctgtcctcaaattccttttacattcaagcaatttatattccttgcaatttaagttactgcaatttacatttcttgcactttaagtttcagtcatttactttcttgttctttaagattctgcaagtttactttcctgctctttaatttactgcaattttcccttccccctttacattccaagcaatttagcttctgttaaacacaaatcactcaaccaatacttgattcgcttgactaaaccaactactaaactaaaattgctcaatccttcaatccctgtgggatcaacctcactcatgtgagttattattacttgatgcgacccggtacacttgccggtgagttttgtgtcggatcgttttccgcacatcagtcAACAATGTCAACTTCATATCCTGAGgtaattttttattgtgtaaTGTGTATGTTGGTAACAACTCaatatgttaattaattgagaaaaatattaaaatagcaTAAACTGATTAATTATTCTTTGTTATCACAGGATGTTCAAAGTAGCGAGCCAGGATTTACCAGTGCTACTCCATCCACTTTTGAATAAGTCAGATCTTCAGGACAGTCAGAGTCAATGCCGCCTCCACAGCAGCAATCGCAGCCACAAACTCAGACGCAGACGCAGCCACCATCACTGCTACCACTGTCGTCGTGCAGTGATCAGAACAATGAAGGAACTAGATCTATGAGGAGGAGAGGCAAAGCAAATGTTACTGATGAGTCACCTAATCCTGGCCAGTCTGAGGAACAAGGTACAGGTAACACTAAAAAACCTGTTAGACCTAGATCTTGGACTTGAgagtattttaaaaaagatgatAGTGGTCCCAAACCTAGGGCTATATGTAAGTGGTATGGAGCATCTTATGCGACTGATTCACATAAAAATGGTACTAACAATCTTAAAAGTCACTTATTGAATCAGTGTAGAAAATTTCTAAAAGATTCACTTGATCCCACACAaaaaatacttgttatgcagcaacttaaaaaagaagaagaaaatgggcTGGTTAATTGTTTGACTGCTGTATCATTTGATCCTGATTTATGTAGACAAGCTCTTGCTAGAATGATAATTATAGATGAGTTGTCTTTTAGATTTGTCGAAGGGGAGAGATTTCGTTATTTCATGAGTGTTTTACAGCCAAAACTCCATATTCTGGGCAGAATTTCAGTTGCTAGGGATTGTTAGAACTTGTTCATGAATGAAAAACATAAGTTGAAGAGTGTTTTTATAAACTCAAATTAAAGTGTGTGTTTGACCACTGATTGTTGGACTTCTGCACAAAATCTAAACTATCTTTGCCTCACTGCACATTTTATTGATCAAGATTGGAAGTTGCACAAGAGATTTTTTAACTTTTGTCTCATCAAAAATCATAAAGGTGAACTAATTGGTAGGAAgatagaaaaatatcttttaaattggAGAATAAGTAAAGTCTTTAGCATCACAGTTGATAATGCTAGTTCAAATAATGTTGCCATTTGTTACTTGAAAGGTAGAATGGAAGATTGGAATTCATATCCTTTAAAAGGTGAACATTTTCATGTTAGGTGTTGTGCTCATATCTTGAACTTGGTGGTGAATAATGATTTGAAGGATATGCATTCTTCAATTAGTAAAATTAGAAATGCTGTTAGATATGTCCGTGCTTCTCCTAGTCGTATGGATAGGTTTAAAAGTTGCATTAAAGAGGCTAGGATCTAAGACTGCTCTTGTGTGCAATTAGATGTCCCCACTAGGTGAAATTTCACTTACATAATGCTTGATAGTGCTTTAAAATTCCAAAAGGCCTTCAAGAGATTAAGTGAGAGGGATGCTGAGTTTATAATGATGCAAGGGGGCATTCCAAAGAATAAAAATTGGGATAATGCAAGATGTTTTGTGAGGTTTTTGAAGATTTTTTTCTGATGTAATAAAAAAAGTCTCGGGTTCTACATTTGTGACTTCTTCTTCATATTTTCATCACTTTTGTTCAATTCTTAGTTCTTTGAAGACTTGTGCTGATAGTAATGACATATTACTTAAGGGTATGGCTACAAAAATGAAGGCTAAGCATGATAAATATTGGGGTAACTTGAGGAACATAAATATGATGATTTTTGTTGCTGTGGTACTTGACCCTAGATACAAGATTAAGTTTGTTGAGTGGAGTTTTCAAAGGTTGTTTGAGAAGGAGGATGTTGATTTCTTATGTGGTAAGGTGAAGGAAGTATTCAATGACTTCTTTAACAGCCATAGGGTTGCTCTCAATAGTGATCAAGTACACCAATCTGCACAACATAGCCAAGATGTGGATATGGATGATAGTGCCTTTGATGATGTTTGCTTTGCGGCAGCATTTGAAAGTGATGTACAAGCAAGTGAGAGTCTCAACACAAATGAAATGGATTTATATCTCATGGAGTCCTTGGAGAAACAATTGATCCAAGTAGTTTTGATATTTTAACTTGATGGAAAGTGAGCTCTAACAATTATAAATATCCTGTTCTAAATCAAATTGCGAGGGATATTCTAGCTATGCCGGTGTCAACGGTTGCTTCTAAATCCGCCTTTAGCACTGGAGGTAGAGTGCTTAATCAATATAGGAGCTCTCTTACTCCAAAAACTGTTGAAGCTTTGATTTGTGCACATAATTGGTTTCGAGCCAATTCATTGCCAATTGACCTTGAGGAGCCTTTTGAAGAATTTTAAAAACTTGAGAAAGGTAATGTTCTTTaatattatgttttattttatcttcACATAGTGATTAACTTTACTATTTGATAATATGTTTAACttactaatatttattttattacatTTTATGGTAGAACTTGAGTCGATTCCTCAACTAATAGATGAAGAAGACTCTAGTGATGAATCTAATTAGTGATCAGTGCTTCCGCTCTCAGTTTGGAGTTTTTTATGTTATGTTTTTATTAAGACTTTGCTATGTTATTTGATTTTGTCTTGTTGAGACTTGTTTAGTTGTTTTGATGCTGaagaattattattttatcaagaCTTGTTGAATATGTTGGATTGTTGGACAATTAGACATGTTGGTTTATAATGTTTTatggaatttttttattattatgttggATTGTGTTTTATTATTATGATGGATTGTTGGACAGGTTATTAACTTTATaaattaagttattattttgtatttaaaaaaccACATATCCAAACTGATCCAAACTGCTTGtaatcggatcggatcggatcggatttcCAAAAAAAGTTCATCCAATCCAAATCGCACTGCACATAAATTAAGCGTTCAGATCGGATGAATTTTTCCttcaaaaccaaaccaaactgCACCGCGAACACCTTTAGGATAATACTTGAAAGAATATAATATAAGATGAGCCTTGAAGGATTTGTAAAACAAAATCGCAAAATTTAAAAGCGCGATGCTCAAGAATAAGGATTACTTGCATACGAAGAAAGATAAGGTTCATAACATATATATACAGAAAACAAGAGTAGAGGGTCAAGagtacaaaataacaagctcctaactaaGCCTGTGAAACTAGTGCTAGccggatatatatatatatatatatatatatatatatgtaaccCATGACCCAAAATACATATATGAAACCCTAGTTCTCCATATACTTCTAAGAGGTACAAAAGTAAAACAAGTCAATTAGGAGAGTTCTATACTTATGGTCATATACAAACAGTACACAAAATAGTGTCCCAAAAGATCCACTTCACTGCAGAACTCCAGACGCCTAGCAAGGTGCCTcttgacctgcatctgaaaaatacaaATATCCATATAGAATGAGAATCGggggttctcagcatggtaaaggtgccgcatacataagatataaggtcaTGGGAAAGCCAGATGCAATCCTAAAACTCCGACATTTAGATTATAAAACTTAAGAAACTAAAATAGAAACCATAAACAGGTGGTTCTCTAAAAGTTTTAAACTCATACAAAACCTAACTATGAACCCTCAGTCTCTCCATCTTTCCTCTGATCCTCTCAACtcctgtaacaccctaactaccaaagctcacgcttccggctgcgcaactctgatagctcggacattacgacaacacttatactatttaatactaaaatatgagcctgtttgaaactttaaaccgcaaataCCGTTCCCAAAAATGCTTTCGTTCGATAACGTACATCCATAgaaaccatacaacttacaaaaactcataaagagtacatccatatatatacatacatatatataaataatattacagacattaaccaatacaattcctatccctcttacaaaatatatcaagataaaggcgagggtaca
The genomic region above belongs to Arachis stenosperma cultivar V10309 chromosome 5, arast.V10309.gnm1.PFL2, whole genome shotgun sequence and contains:
- the LOC130980668 gene encoding zinc finger BED domain-containing protein RICESLEEPER 1-like, yielding MPPPQQQSQPQTQTQTQPPSLLPLSSCSDQNNEGTRSMRRRGKANVTDESPNPGQSEEQGTGRMEDWNSYPLKGEHFHVRCCAHILNLVVNNDLKDMHSSISKIRNAVRYVRASPSRMDSALKFQKAFKRLSERDAEFIMMQGGIPKNKNWDNARCFVSSLKTCADSNDILLKGMATKMKAKHDKYWGNLRNINMMIFVAVVLDPRYKIKFVEWSFQRLFEKEDVDFLCGKVKEVFNDFFNSHRVALNSDQVHQSAQHSQDVDMDDSAFDDVCFAAAFESDVQAMSSNNYKYPVLNQIARDILAMPVSTVASKSAFSTGGRVLNQYRSSLTPKTVEALICAHNWFRANSLPIDLEEPFEEF